In one Melaminivora jejuensis genomic region, the following are encoded:
- a CDS encoding ABC transporter substrate-binding protein, whose translation MLQLTTFRLATLAAAALLAAGSASAATLRWAGANDINTADPHSQNHQTTHAFLQQVYESLVRYDEKFQVEPALATKWEQVSPTQVRFTLRRDVKFHDGAPFTADDVVFSLTRAMTPPSNMQSATQSVKEVKKVDDHTVDVILKGPNPILLRELTEARIMNKAWAEKHNSVKSQDYGGKEESYASRNANGTGPYKLVVWQPDVKLQLTKNPDWWDKPRGNVDEVIFTPIKSAATRTAALVSGQVDFVVDPPPQDLARLKNTAELKLIEGAENRTIYLGLDQFRDELPGAGTPGKNPLKDKRVRQAMYQAIDTAGLHKNTMRGLSVPAGAMVAPMVSGWSKQLDERASKYDVEAAKKLLADAGYPNGFALKLECPNDRYVNDEAICQAVTAMWTRIGIKTTLSAAPMAQFVTRVMNNDVNAYLFGWGVATFDALYTLDSLMSTKQGKTAAGVYNGGRFSDAKLDEMIQQIKTEMDQPKRDALLHDALKLTKDEYYYIPLHHQIRPWAMRKGVDTVHRADDRPMPNWTTVK comes from the coding sequence ATGCTGCAACTCACCACCTTCCGCCTGGCCACCTTGGCCGCAGCCGCACTGCTGGCTGCCGGCAGTGCCAGCGCCGCCACGCTGCGCTGGGCCGGCGCCAACGACATCAACACCGCCGATCCGCACTCGCAGAACCACCAGACCACGCACGCTTTCCTGCAGCAGGTCTATGAGAGCCTGGTGCGCTACGACGAGAAGTTCCAGGTCGAGCCGGCGCTGGCCACCAAGTGGGAGCAGGTCAGCCCCACGCAGGTGCGCTTCACGCTGAGGCGTGACGTCAAGTTCCACGACGGCGCGCCCTTCACCGCCGACGACGTGGTGTTCTCGCTCACGCGCGCCATGACGCCGCCGTCCAACATGCAAAGCGCCACGCAAAGCGTCAAGGAGGTGAAGAAGGTCGATGACCACACGGTCGATGTGATCCTCAAAGGCCCCAACCCCATCTTGCTGCGCGAGCTGACCGAGGCGCGCATCATGAACAAGGCCTGGGCCGAGAAGCACAACTCGGTCAAGTCGCAGGACTACGGCGGCAAGGAAGAGAGCTATGCCTCGCGCAACGCCAACGGCACCGGCCCGTACAAGCTGGTCGTGTGGCAGCCCGACGTGAAGCTGCAATTGACCAAGAACCCCGACTGGTGGGACAAGCCACGCGGCAACGTCGATGAGGTCATCTTCACACCCATCAAGTCGGCCGCCACGCGCACGGCGGCGCTGGTCTCGGGCCAGGTAGATTTCGTCGTCGATCCGCCGCCGCAGGACTTGGCGCGCCTGAAGAACACCGCCGAGCTCAAGCTCATCGAGGGTGCCGAGAACCGCACCATCTACCTGGGCCTGGATCAGTTCCGCGACGAGCTGCCGGGCGCCGGCACGCCGGGCAAGAACCCGCTCAAGGACAAGCGTGTGCGCCAGGCCATGTACCAGGCCATCGACACCGCCGGCCTGCACAAAAATACCATGCGCGGCCTGTCCGTGCCTGCCGGCGCCATGGTTGCGCCCATGGTCAGCGGCTGGAGCAAGCAGCTCGACGAGCGTGCCTCCAAATACGATGTGGAAGCGGCCAAGAAGCTGCTGGCCGATGCCGGCTATCCCAACGGCTTCGCGCTGAAGCTGGAGTGTCCCAACGACCGCTACGTCAACGACGAGGCCATCTGCCAGGCGGTGACCGCCATGTGGACGCGCATCGGCATCAAGACCACGTTGTCTGCCGCGCCCATGGCGCAGTTCGTCACGCGCGTCATGAACAACGACGTGAACGCCTACCTGTTCGGCTGGGGCGTGGCGACGTTCGATGCGCTCTACACGCTGGACTCGCTCATGTCCACCAAGCAGGGCAAGACGGCCGCTGGCGTCTATAACGGCGGGCGCTTTTCCGACGCCAAGCTCGACGAGATGATCCAGCAGATCAAGACCGAGATGGATCAGCCCAAGCGCGACGCGCTGCTGCACGACGCGCTCAAGCTGACCAAGGACGAGTACTACTACATCCCGCTGCACCACCAGATCCGCCCCTGGGCCATGCGCAAGGGCGTGGACACCGTACACCGTGCCGACGACCGGCCCATGCCCAACTGGACGACGGTCAAGTAA
- the mnmE gene encoding tRNA uridine-5-carboxymethylaminomethyl(34) synthesis GTPase MnmE encodes MLARRHDPIIAIATAPGRGAVGIVRVSARALGGFVPALLGRSLQPRHAHYLPFADADGQPIDHGLALHFPAPHSYTGEHVLELQAHGGPVVLQLLLARCLQVAAAGHLPGLRLAEPGEFTERAFLNGKLDLAQAEAVADLIDATTSAAARSASRSLAGAFSQDIHRLRDALIHLRMLVEATLDFPEEEIDFLQKADAHGQLANLQQTLAQVLQRAAQGALLREGIKVVIAGQPNAGKSSLLNALAGAELAIVTPIAGTTRDKVQQTIQIEGVPLHVVDTAGLREAGDEVERIGIARAWDEIAGADAVLFLHDLTRSSTPEYASADAAIAATLAQRLPPGVPIIDVWNKSDAVAAAAAGDAASAARQAVWLSARTGAGLDALRQLLLRTAGVQAVPEGVYIARERHLQALHASDAHLMQAAAQLHAASPALDLLAEELRLAQNALNSITGEFGADDLLGVIFSRFCIGK; translated from the coding sequence ATGCTCGCCCGTCGCCACGACCCCATCATCGCCATCGCCACCGCCCCGGGCCGGGGTGCGGTGGGCATCGTGCGCGTGTCGGCGCGGGCACTGGGCGGCTTCGTGCCGGCGCTGCTGGGCCGCAGCCTGCAGCCGCGCCACGCGCACTACCTGCCCTTTGCCGATGCCGACGGCCAGCCCATAGACCACGGCCTGGCGCTGCACTTCCCGGCGCCACACAGCTACACCGGCGAGCACGTGCTGGAGCTGCAGGCGCACGGCGGGCCGGTGGTGCTGCAACTGCTGCTGGCGCGCTGCCTGCAGGTGGCGGCGGCTGGCCACCTGCCGGGCCTGCGCCTGGCCGAGCCGGGCGAATTCACCGAGCGCGCCTTCCTGAACGGCAAGCTCGACCTGGCCCAGGCCGAGGCCGTGGCCGACCTGATCGACGCCACCACCAGCGCCGCCGCGCGCAGCGCCAGCCGCTCGCTGGCCGGGGCGTTCTCGCAAGACATCCACCGGCTGCGCGATGCGCTGATCCACCTGCGGATGCTGGTCGAGGCGACGCTGGATTTTCCCGAGGAAGAAATCGACTTCCTGCAAAAGGCCGACGCGCACGGCCAGCTGGCGAATCTGCAGCAGACGCTGGCCCAGGTGCTGCAGCGTGCCGCCCAGGGCGCGCTGCTGCGCGAGGGCATCAAGGTGGTCATCGCCGGCCAGCCCAATGCCGGCAAGAGCTCGCTGCTCAACGCCCTGGCCGGCGCGGAGCTGGCCATCGTCACGCCGATCGCCGGCACCACGCGCGACAAGGTGCAGCAGACCATCCAGATCGAGGGCGTGCCGCTGCACGTGGTCGATACCGCCGGCCTGCGCGAGGCCGGCGACGAGGTCGAGCGCATCGGCATCGCGCGCGCCTGGGACGAGATCGCCGGCGCCGACGCCGTGCTGTTCCTGCACGACCTCACGCGCAGCAGCACACCCGAATACGCCAGCGCCGACGCCGCCATCGCCGCCACGCTGGCCCAGCGCCTGCCGCCCGGCGTGCCCATCATCGACGTGTGGAACAAAAGCGATGCGGTGGCCGCCGCCGCCGCTGGCGATGCCGCCTCTGCCGCGCGCCAGGCCGTGTGGCTGTCAGCGCGCACCGGCGCCGGGCTGGATGCGCTGCGCCAGCTGCTGCTGCGCACGGCCGGCGTGCAGGCCGTGCCCGAGGGTGTGTATATCGCCCGCGAGCGCCACCTGCAGGCGCTGCACGCCAGCGACGCCCACCTGATGCAGGCAGCGGCGCAATTGCACGCCGCCAGCCCGGCGCTGGACTTGCTGGCCGAGGAGCTGCGCCTGGCGCAGAACGCCCTGAACAGCATCACCGGCGAGTTCGGCGCCGATGACCTGCTGGGCGTGATCTTTTCGCGCTTTTGCATCGGCAAGTGA
- a CDS encoding Crp/Fnr family transcriptional regulator: MLDLPPSPSPSSLGAPGARADLSRLIAAISQASADDRMPQAFSSEQWEVLTGYLLPVQLAAGQVLFAQGSSDRTLYLIESGSLSVHYEDSKQRLRLAIVGAGSLVGEGAFFSHRPRSATVQAAAPSVLWALPALRHVELGNRQPAVALNMAMAAGAVLARRLGDRRRRIAAT, translated from the coding sequence ATGCTTGACCTGCCTCCTTCTCCCTCTCCATCTTCCCTGGGCGCGCCTGGCGCCAGGGCCGATCTGAGCCGGCTGATCGCCGCCATCAGCCAGGCCAGCGCCGATGACCGTATGCCCCAGGCCTTCAGCAGCGAGCAATGGGAGGTGCTGACCGGCTACCTGCTGCCTGTGCAACTGGCCGCCGGCCAGGTGCTGTTTGCCCAGGGCAGCAGCGACCGCACCCTGTACCTGATCGAAAGCGGCAGTCTGAGCGTGCATTACGAAGACAGCAAGCAGCGCCTGCGCCTGGCCATCGTCGGCGCCGGCTCCCTGGTCGGCGAAGGCGCTTTCTTCTCGCACCGGCCACGCAGCGCCACCGTGCAGGCGGCGGCGCCCTCGGTGCTGTGGGCCTTGCCGGCGCTGCGCCATGTCGAGCTGGGCAACCGCCAGCCGGCGGTGGCGCTGAACATGGCCATGGCCGCCGGCGCCGTGCTGGCCCGGCGCCTGGGCGACCGGCGCCGGCGCATCGCGGCCACCTGA
- a CDS encoding adenine phosphoribosyltransferase has product MHHLSVNDYLRQNIRTVPDWPAPGVQFRDITPLLQNPQVFRVMIDAFVHRYMAPERRPDVVAGLDARGFIIGAVVAYELGVGFVPIRKKGKLPFTTVEETYELEYGSATVELHADAVRAGDRVLLVDDLIATGGTMMAGKRLLEKLGASVMEGAAIVDLPELGGSERLRASGLPLHTLVDFAGH; this is encoded by the coding sequence ATGCACCACCTGAGCGTCAACGACTACCTGCGCCAGAACATCCGCACCGTACCCGACTGGCCAGCCCCTGGCGTGCAGTTCCGCGACATCACGCCGCTGCTGCAAAACCCCCAGGTGTTTCGCGTCATGATCGACGCCTTCGTGCATCGCTACATGGCGCCCGAGCGACGCCCGGATGTGGTCGCCGGGCTGGATGCGCGCGGCTTCATCATCGGCGCCGTAGTGGCCTACGAGCTGGGTGTGGGCTTCGTGCCCATCCGCAAGAAGGGCAAGCTGCCCTTCACCACGGTGGAGGAAACCTACGAGCTGGAGTACGGCAGCGCCACCGTCGAGCTGCACGCCGACGCCGTGCGCGCGGGCGACCGCGTACTGCTGGTCGATGACCTGATCGCCACCGGCGGCACCATGATGGCCGGCAAGCGGCTGCTGGAAAAGCTCGGCGCCAGCGTCATGGAAGGCGCGGCCATCGTCGATCTGCCCGAGCTCGGCGGCTCCGAGCGCCTGCGCGCCAGCGGCCTGCCCCTGCATACGCTGGTGGACTTCGCCGGGCACTGA
- a CDS encoding monovalent cation:proton antiporter-2 (CPA2) family protein has product MSSLALTLLYLLAAVLGVVACRSLRLPPMMGYLAAGILIGPHALALTRNSEGVRHLGEFGVVFLMFTIGLEFNLSKLRAMRRHVFGLGLAQVAVSMLVFTGALLVLSRWGTPVWQLGWQSALALGGTLAMSSTAIVVKLLAERAELDSEHGQRILGILLFQDLAVVPLLVLIPALGSSPDQLLLALGLALVKAALLVGVLLVGGQRVMRWWLTLVARRKSDELFMLNLLLVTLGLAWLTELAGLSLALGAFIAGVLVSETQYRHQVGIDIRPFHDVLLGLFFMTVGMMLDWHILLEHWALVLFLLLGPLAIKTAIITALARAQGATAGVALRAALYAAQAGEFGFVLLSLMQTHALIEPALMNPVLAAMVLSMLATPFLVQHSNRIVMRLAASDWLQQSLQVTTIARQAINTSGHVLICGYGRSGQNLARMLEHEGIAYMALDLDPDRVRQATAAGNSVVFGDATRLQALMAAGLARAAAVVVTYQDTQSALRVLASTREHAPHVPVLVRTHNDAHLEQLQAAGATAVVPEAIEGSLMLASHALALLGVPMRRVLRLVRDQRDARYDLLRGYFHGADDDTVAERDQERLASVTLPAGAAALGHAPADLALAPSGVRLVSVRTADGRIASADSTLALAAGDTLVLSGHPTALALGEEHLLRG; this is encoded by the coding sequence ATGTCCTCACTCGCCCTGACTTTGCTGTACCTGCTGGCCGCTGTGCTGGGCGTGGTGGCGTGCCGCAGCCTGCGCCTGCCGCCCATGATGGGCTACCTGGCGGCGGGCATCTTGATCGGCCCGCACGCGCTGGCGCTGACGCGCAACTCTGAGGGCGTGCGCCACCTGGGCGAGTTCGGCGTGGTCTTTCTGATGTTCACCATCGGGCTGGAATTCAACCTGTCCAAGCTGCGTGCCATGCGCCGCCACGTCTTCGGCCTGGGGCTGGCGCAGGTGGCCGTGTCCATGCTGGTGTTCACCGGCGCGCTGCTCGTCCTGTCGCGCTGGGGCACGCCGGTGTGGCAGCTGGGCTGGCAGTCGGCGCTGGCGCTGGGCGGCACGCTGGCCATGAGCAGCACCGCCATCGTGGTCAAGCTGCTGGCCGAGCGCGCCGAGCTCGACAGCGAGCACGGCCAGCGCATTCTGGGCATCTTGCTGTTCCAGGACTTGGCGGTGGTGCCGCTGCTGGTGCTGATCCCGGCGCTGGGCTCCTCGCCCGACCAGTTGCTGCTGGCGCTGGGCCTGGCGCTGGTCAAGGCGGCGCTGCTGGTGGGCGTGCTGCTGGTGGGCGGCCAGCGCGTCATGCGCTGGTGGCTGACCCTGGTGGCGCGCAGGAAGAGCGACGAGCTGTTCATGCTCAACCTGCTGCTGGTCACCCTGGGCCTGGCCTGGCTGACCGAGCTGGCCGGACTGTCGCTGGCGCTGGGCGCCTTCATCGCCGGCGTGCTGGTGTCCGAGACGCAGTACCGCCACCAGGTGGGCATCGACATCCGGCCCTTCCACGACGTGCTGCTGGGCCTGTTCTTCATGACCGTGGGGATGATGCTGGACTGGCACATCCTGCTGGAGCACTGGGCGCTGGTGCTGTTCCTGCTGCTCGGGCCGCTGGCCATCAAGACGGCCATCATCACCGCCCTGGCGCGCGCGCAGGGAGCGACGGCGGGCGTGGCGCTGCGCGCCGCGCTGTATGCCGCGCAGGCCGGCGAGTTCGGCTTCGTGCTGCTGAGCCTGATGCAGACGCACGCGCTGATCGAGCCGGCGCTGATGAACCCGGTGCTGGCGGCCATGGTGCTGTCCATGCTGGCCACGCCGTTTCTGGTGCAGCACAGCAACCGCATCGTCATGCGGCTGGCCGCCAGCGACTGGCTGCAGCAATCGCTGCAGGTCACCACCATTGCGCGCCAGGCCATCAACACCAGCGGCCACGTGCTGATCTGCGGCTATGGGCGCAGCGGCCAGAACCTGGCGCGGATGCTGGAGCACGAGGGCATTGCCTATATGGCACTGGATCTGGATCCCGACCGCGTGCGCCAGGCGACGGCGGCGGGCAACTCGGTGGTCTTTGGCGACGCCACGCGGCTGCAGGCGCTGATGGCCGCCGGGCTGGCGCGCGCCGCTGCCGTGGTCGTCACCTACCAGGACACGCAGTCCGCCTTGCGCGTGCTGGCCAGCACGCGCGAACACGCGCCGCACGTGCCGGTGCTGGTGCGCACGCACAACGACGCCCACCTGGAGCAGTTGCAGGCCGCCGGCGCCACCGCCGTGGTACCCGAGGCCATCGAAGGCTCGCTGATGCTGGCCAGCCACGCGCTGGCGCTGCTGGGCGTGCCCATGCGCCGGGTGCTGCGCCTGGTGCGCGACCAGCGCGATGCACGCTACGACCTGCTGCGCGGCTACTTCCACGGCGCCGACGACGACACCGTGGCCGAGCGCGACCAGGAGCGCCTGGCCTCGGTCACCCTGCCCGCCGGCGCGGCTGCGCTGGGCCACGCGCCGGCCGACCTGGCGCTGGCGCCCTCGGGTGTGCGCCTGGTCAGCGTGCGTACCGCCGACGGGCGCATCGCCAGCGCCGACAGCACGCTGGCGCTGGCGGCGGGCGACACGCTGGTGCTATCGGGCCACCCGACGGCACTGGCGCTGGGCGAGGAGCACTTGCTGCGCGGCTGA
- a CDS encoding TetR/AcrR family transcriptional regulator — MSALPPDSRPAASCPVCPGAEPQAQPARTRLLLAALKLFAAHGYDRTSIRAIAAEAQTNVAAVSYYFGDKAALHAALFADPFGSLAALVPDLSRPGLSLRIALLRFFEGALAPLHHSEMAQQMVRLYLRQMLEPADQRQPVAGHDVDVSSRVIAELLQRHLRLPAADDDLQRLACAVSGLAHQVWCQHETLVAQQPQLLATPEALQQWAERLTDYALAMVAAERRRIRRRPVGPSTPAATP, encoded by the coding sequence ATGTCCGCTCTGCCTCCTGATTCCCGCCCTGCTGCCTCCTGCCCGGTCTGCCCCGGCGCCGAGCCGCAGGCCCAGCCCGCGCGCACCCGGCTGCTGCTGGCGGCGCTCAAGCTGTTTGCCGCGCACGGCTACGACCGCACCTCGATCCGCGCCATCGCCGCCGAGGCGCAGACCAACGTGGCGGCGGTGAGCTACTACTTCGGCGACAAGGCGGCGCTGCACGCCGCGCTGTTTGCCGACCCGTTCGGCTCGCTGGCCGCGCTGGTGCCCGACCTGTCCCGCCCCGGCCTGTCGCTGCGCATCGCGCTGTTGCGCTTTTTCGAGGGCGCGCTGGCGCCACTGCACCACAGCGAGATGGCGCAGCAGATGGTGCGCCTGTACCTGCGCCAGATGCTGGAGCCGGCAGACCAGCGCCAGCCCGTGGCCGGGCACGATGTCGATGTCTCCAGCCGCGTCATCGCCGAACTGCTGCAGCGCCACCTGCGGCTGCCTGCCGCAGACGACGACCTGCAGCGCCTGGCCTGCGCCGTCAGCGGCCTGGCGCACCAGGTCTGGTGCCAGCACGAGACCCTGGTCGCGCAGCAGCCGCAATTGCTGGCCACGCCCGAGGCGCTGCAGCAATGGGCCGAGCGCCTGACCGACTACGCCCTGGCCATGGTGGCTGCCGAGCGCCGCCGCATCCGCCGTCGCCCCGTCGGCCCCTCCACCCCTGCCGCCACACCATGA
- a CDS encoding efflux transporter outer membrane subunit codes for MKPSPVLRAAVLAAAPVLLTACAVSRPPPQVQASAPSAWQAPLPSLPHGGSVDGLLDWWRSSLDDALLTGLIADAQALAPSVAQAGAQLAQVRAQQVAARSALLPGVDAQASASRGFNEQLGTLASVAQVGAQAAWELDVFGGNAAQLDAARARGSAAAAQWHEARVAVAAEVAQHYSAWQTCQRQLAVAEADAHSRGETARLSVESERAGFTAPATAALATASHADARARVAQQRLQCEIGVKTLVALSGRDETLLRTQLAAAPPLPATGALFALPALPAQLLAQRPDVYAAEREVAAASAEVGAAEAARYPRLQLLGSIGAGTVRTGVMDATSTTWSIGPVALSVPLFDAGRRAAQAEAAQARYELAASRYRAVVRQAVAEVEQGLARLASTAERAGSAQQAAAGYRRSFEATQARWQAGLASLVELEDARRMQLASETALVALEHERLSAWIALYRAAGGGWTRALDAPVVVGEHPHPSPLPHAGEGANPAPAPQHASADGATPQRADGAAGATPQRADGAAAVTPRSAAAPCIAPAPSPACGRGWG; via the coding sequence ATGAAACCATCCCCTGTGCTGCGCGCCGCCGTGCTCGCTGCCGCGCCTGTGCTGCTCACCGCCTGCGCCGTCTCGCGCCCGCCGCCGCAGGTGCAGGCCAGCGCCCCCAGCGCCTGGCAGGCGCCGCTGCCCAGCCTGCCGCACGGCGGCAGTGTCGATGGGCTGCTCGACTGGTGGCGCTCCAGCCTGGACGATGCGCTGCTGACCGGCCTGATCGCCGATGCCCAGGCCCTGGCCCCGAGCGTGGCCCAGGCCGGCGCCCAGCTGGCGCAGGTGCGCGCCCAGCAGGTGGCGGCGCGCTCGGCGCTGCTGCCCGGCGTGGATGCGCAGGCCAGCGCCAGCCGGGGTTTCAACGAGCAGCTGGGCACGCTGGCCAGCGTGGCCCAGGTGGGCGCCCAGGCGGCCTGGGAGCTGGATGTGTTCGGCGGCAACGCCGCGCAGCTGGACGCCGCGCGCGCCCGCGGCAGCGCTGCCGCCGCCCAGTGGCACGAGGCGCGCGTGGCCGTGGCCGCCGAGGTGGCGCAGCACTACAGCGCCTGGCAGACCTGCCAGCGCCAGCTGGCCGTGGCCGAGGCCGACGCCCACTCGCGCGGCGAGACGGCGCGCCTGTCGGTCGAGAGCGAGCGCGCCGGCTTCACCGCGCCGGCCACCGCCGCCCTGGCCACGGCCAGCCATGCCGATGCGCGGGCGCGCGTCGCCCAGCAGCGGCTGCAGTGCGAGATCGGCGTCAAGACACTGGTCGCCCTGAGCGGGCGCGACGAGACTTTGCTGCGCACCCAGTTGGCCGCCGCGCCGCCGCTGCCCGCCACCGGCGCGCTGTTTGCCCTGCCGGCGCTGCCGGCGCAGCTGCTGGCCCAGCGCCCGGACGTGTATGCCGCCGAGCGCGAAGTCGCCGCCGCCAGCGCCGAGGTCGGCGCTGCCGAGGCGGCGCGCTACCCGCGCCTGCAGCTGCTCGGCTCCATCGGCGCCGGCACGGTGCGCACCGGCGTCATGGATGCCACCAGCACCACCTGGTCGATCGGGCCGGTGGCGCTGTCGGTGCCGCTGTTCGATGCAGGCCGGCGCGCCGCCCAGGCCGAGGCCGCGCAGGCGCGCTACGAGCTGGCCGCCAGCCGCTACCGCGCCGTGGTGCGCCAGGCCGTGGCCGAGGTCGAGCAAGGCCTGGCGCGCCTGGCCAGCACCGCCGAGCGCGCCGGCAGCGCGCAGCAGGCGGCAGCGGGCTACCGGCGCTCCTTCGAGGCCACGCAGGCGCGTTGGCAGGCCGGCCTGGCCAGCCTGGTCGAGCTCGAAGATGCGCGCCGGATGCAGCTGGCCTCGGAGACGGCGCTGGTGGCGCTGGAGCACGAGCGCCTGTCGGCCTGGATCGCCCTGTACCGCGCTGCCGGCGGGGGCTGGACGCGCGCGCTGGATGCGCCGGTGGTAGTGGGGGAGCACCCTCACCCCAGCCCTCTCCCGCACGCGGGAGAGGGAGCCAATCCGGCGCCAGCGCCACAGCACGCAAGCGCGGACGGTGCGACACCGCAGCGTGCGGACGGTGCCGCCGGTGCAACACCACAGCGTGCGGATGGTGCTGCCGCTGTAACGCCACGCTCTGCAGCCGCGCCGTGCATTGCCCCAGCTCCCTCTCCCGCGTGCGGGAGAGGGTGGGGGTGA
- a CDS encoding efflux RND transporter periplasmic adaptor subunit, whose product MPRPKTLQTLIALAVLALAAGSGALLASRASHADTPAAAAPAPRPALTVTVVQPRAGQVQERLAANGNIAAWQEASIGSEANGLRLTEVRVNVGDQVRAGQVLATFAPETVQAEVAQARASLLEARAAAADAQANAERAKTLTASGALSQQQIQQYATAAQTAQARVEAAQAMLHVQELRLQRTQVLAPDAGVISARNATVGAVVGAGTELFRLVRRGRLEWRAEVGASDLPRIRPGMSVQVSAASGAQVPGTVRMLAPTVDPATRNALVYVDLPQHPDVRAGMYARGDFRLGERAGLTLPLSAIVVRDGFSNVFEVGEGARVHMRRVRTGERSGERVEILQGVAPQARIVRQGGTFLNDGDTVRVAADAPTPAPGDSEPNPAKTPAGQAQTAIK is encoded by the coding sequence ATGCCCCGCCCGAAAACCCTCCAGACCCTGATCGCCCTGGCCGTGCTGGCCCTGGCCGCCGGCAGTGGCGCGCTGCTGGCCAGCCGCGCCTCGCACGCTGACACCCCGGCAGCCGCCGCCCCCGCGCCGCGCCCGGCGCTCACCGTGACCGTGGTGCAGCCGCGCGCCGGCCAGGTGCAGGAGCGCCTGGCGGCCAACGGCAACATCGCCGCTTGGCAGGAGGCCAGCATCGGCTCCGAGGCCAACGGCCTGCGCCTGACCGAGGTGCGCGTCAACGTCGGCGACCAGGTGCGCGCCGGCCAAGTGCTGGCCACCTTCGCCCCCGAGACCGTGCAGGCCGAGGTGGCGCAGGCGCGCGCCAGCCTGCTGGAAGCCCGCGCAGCCGCTGCCGACGCCCAGGCCAACGCCGAGCGCGCCAAAACGCTCACCGCCTCGGGCGCCCTGAGCCAGCAGCAGATCCAGCAATACGCCACTGCCGCGCAGACCGCGCAGGCGCGCGTCGAGGCGGCGCAGGCCATGCTGCACGTGCAGGAGCTGCGCCTCCAGCGCACCCAGGTGCTGGCGCCCGATGCCGGCGTGATCTCGGCGCGCAACGCCACCGTGGGCGCCGTGGTCGGCGCCGGCACCGAGCTGTTTCGCCTGGTGCGCCGGGGCCGGCTGGAGTGGCGCGCCGAGGTCGGCGCGTCCGACCTGCCGCGCATCCGCCCCGGCATGAGCGTGCAGGTCAGCGCCGCCAGCGGCGCGCAGGTGCCGGGCACGGTGCGCATGTTGGCGCCCACCGTCGATCCGGCCACGCGCAACGCTCTGGTCTATGTCGATCTGCCGCAGCATCCGGACGTGCGCGCCGGCATGTATGCGCGCGGCGACTTCCGGCTGGGCGAGCGCGCCGGCCTGACGCTGCCGCTGTCGGCTATCGTGGTGCGCGACGGTTTCTCCAACGTCTTCGAAGTCGGCGAGGGCGCGCGCGTCCACATGCGCCGCGTGCGCACCGGCGAGCGCTCGGGCGAGCGGGTGGAAATCCTGCAGGGCGTGGCCCCGCAGGCGCGCATCGTGCGCCAGGGCGGAACCTTCCTGAACGACGGCGACACCGTGCGCGTGGCCGCCGACGCCCCCACTCCCGCTCCAGGAGATTCAGAGCCAAATCCGGCGAAAACGCCCGCTGGGCAAGCGCAGACAGCTATCAAATAA